GTCGCGGGCTCCTTCGCCCGCATTTAAGTAACGGTATCGTCACTTAAATGCGTGAGCAACCACTGTATGCACGATCCGGACTCAGGCGGTCTTGGCAGGGCGAGGTTCGCCATATTTCTTCGCTAACGCCTTGGCGCCGGCGACCACCGCCACGGTGATCGCGTCGATCATGGCCTCGTCATCGCCATCCCGGGCGTCCAGGGCGCCGGCCGTCCCGGCGACCATGAACCAGGCATATTGCCTGGCCTGACGGGCTGGCAGGCCGAACGCTTTCTGCAGGCCTAACGCCCAAGCGTCCGCGTCGGCCTTGCGGTTGGCGCGCGCCCGCTCGGCCAAAGGACCACAATCCCTGACCAGCCGCATGAACAGTTCGCCACGTTCATCTGCGCGCCGGCACCAATATTTCAAGGCGCCCCGAACCCATTCCTCAAAGGTGGAGGTCGGCCCGACCTCGGTCGCAAGGCGCTCGACATAGATTTGTGTCTCGCGGTCAAACAAGGCGGTCAGCAGGTCGTCGCGATCACTGAAGTAGCGGTAGCCCAGCGCCTTTGTGACGCCGGTCAGGCTGGCCACGCCATCCATGGTGACGGCGGCGACGCCTTGCTCAATGACGATCTGCGCCGCCGCATCCAAGAAGCGTTCGCGTCGTTCCGCGCCCTTCAACCGTGTCCGGGTCATGTCCGTATCGAAACTCCGACCATCCTCCTTTTTGGCGTGATGACGCGTGAAGTAGCAAGGGCGAGTCTCTTGAGGCGGCCGGAAGGCAGCGTGGCGCGGCAAGGCCAGCCATAAGCAGAGACCTAGAACCGGACGCGTCGCCGATCCCCAAGATGCCGCTCCGGCGCCGTCAGGGGGGTGTCAGCTCGCCATAAGCAAGATGATCGCACGACGTCGCGCCGCGCCTCCTGGCAACGCGCCGCGTCGGGCCCGCGTTATCGGGGCCGTACGAGAAGGAGTGAAACCATGAAACTTGCTGCTATCGGCCTGTCCATCGTCGCCCTTGGCGCGGCGACGACCACCTTGGCCCAAACGTCGATCGCCCATACGGAAGGCCAGCTCGCCAAGGGCGCCTTCACGGTGGGGCAGATCGAGGATGCGGACGTTATCGACTCCGCCAACCGCAAGGCCGGTGAAGTCGAACACGTCCTGCTGGACGCCGGCGGCAAGCCGACCGCCATCGTCATTGAGATCGACCGAATGGGCCCGGACAAGAAGGTCGTGGTGGCGCTCGCCGACGTTACGGTCGCACCCGAGCCGGGAGATTCGGACGATCACCTGGTCCGCACCAAGTTGACGAAGGCTCAGCTTTCCGCGCTGCCGGATTGGAAAGGCTGATTGTGCATGGTCGGGAGCGCACGGGTGATGCTCGGCGCTCCCGACCAACGCCATTGGCGACCTTTAGGTGTCCGCAAATCTCGGCGCAAATCGCTGCACTCGATCAGTGGTTCTCGTGAACTGCGACCACCTCTGGCGTCACCAATCGCAGTTGGTCGACCGCGACGCGTCCCGCACGGGACGTCAGCCGGACAAGATGCTCTCCGGGGCTCAACGGCGACCCGACGACGGCCGTGAGCTGATTGTCGAGAACGCCCTGCGCCCAGGCGGGCGACCCGACCGCGCGCGGCCAGCTCACACGCTGTGGAGCTGCGCCGTCGATACTGACGTCCAAGGCGATCTCCCCGCCCTGACCGTCCGGAAAGATCGGCAGAACCCCCACGCGCAGACTGCGGCCTTCGGTCCCTACCTCAACCTTGAGGGTCAGTTCAACTCCGGCGGCGTCGGCGATCATCACGCCCTCGCCCCGGCCTACGCCCTCCACCAAACGCCAACCGCGATTGGACTGAAAGGCCTCGGCTTCGAATACGGCCGAACCGGCGGAGGGTGTGGCGTCAACCACGGCCAGGAACGTCGCGGGGTCTGCCGTCAGCGCGGCGCCTGGCAACGGGATCGGACGGGCGCGGTAGATGCGCCACTGACTGTCCGCCGGTTCCTCCGGCATCAGCCAGCGCCACTTGCCGCCCGCGATCTCGTTGTTGAAGCGATCGGTCATGGCGGTGATCTCGGCCTGGGCCTCGACCGCCGCGCCGCCTGCGGAACGCGCCATGGCTTGCTGGCTGTCGATCAGCGCGTTGTACCGCTCCGCCGCGAAGAACCGCATATTCGCGGCCGCCGAAATGCGGATC
The DNA window shown above is from Caulobacter sp. FWC26 and carries:
- a CDS encoding PRC-barrel domain-containing protein; this encodes MKLAAIGLSIVALGAATTTLAQTSIAHTEGQLAKGAFTVGQIEDADVIDSANRKAGEVEHVLLDAGGKPTAIVIEIDRMGPDKKVVVALADVTVAPEPGDSDDHLVRTKLTKAQLSALPDWKG
- a CDS encoding TetR/AcrR family transcriptional regulator yields the protein MTRTRLKGAERRERFLDAAAQIVIEQGVAAVTMDGVASLTGVTKALGYRYFSDRDDLLTALFDRETQIYVERLATEVGPTSTFEEWVRGALKYWCRRADERGELFMRLVRDCGPLAERARANRKADADAWALGLQKAFGLPARQARQYAWFMVAGTAGALDARDGDDEAMIDAITVAVVAGAKALAKKYGEPRPAKTA